A genome region from Clostridium pasteurianum includes the following:
- a CDS encoding chemotaxis protein CheW: MSEVVVDDLIEEEDTQKNKYLTFTLEKEFYGIEIKYVIEIIGIQPISEIPELPQYIKGIINLRGKIIPVMDIRLRFKKEPMEYNDRTCIIVIEIEDIYIGLIVDGVSEVIDIPDCEIVEPPEISRMKNKFIKGIGKVQNNVKLLLDCEKLLNHEDADSLSNA; the protein is encoded by the coding sequence ATGTCGGAAGTTGTAGTAGATGATTTAATTGAGGAAGAAGATACACAAAAGAATAAATATCTTACATTTACTCTTGAAAAAGAATTTTATGGTATAGAAATTAAATATGTGATTGAAATAATAGGAATTCAACCCATAAGTGAAATACCTGAACTTCCACAATACATAAAAGGAATTATAAACCTAAGAGGTAAGATAATACCTGTAATGGATATTAGATTGAGATTTAAGAAGGAGCCAATGGAGTATAACGATAGAACTTGTATTATTGTAATTGAGATTGAAGATATTTATATAGGGCTTATTGTAGATGGTGTGTCTGAGGTAATAGATATACCTGATTGTGAAATTGTAGAGCCACCTGAAATTAGTAGAATGAAAAATAAGTTTATAAAAGGTATAGGAAAAGTTCAAAATAATGTAAAACTACTTTTGGATTGTGAAAAACTTTTAAATCACGAAG
- a CDS encoding chemotaxis protein CheA has product MSDKNSNDVIFESYIFETSQLIDQLETLILENESGNCYSEEVINEIFRIMHTIKGSSAMMAYECISNLAHSIEDLFYFLREEKPKNVDYESLSDLILKCVDFIKVELEKIKNGDKVNGNCDFIIEYNKKFLIDLQNQNRKENIISENINEEVKLINRYEAIIFFEDDCEMENLRAYTVVETLKEFAEEIDYIPKDIIENDDTCKTIHKNGFKIFIKSNKSYNEISEILDKTVFLKSFKFEKMKEDIQFEGLTKFNKNVNSYNENTNDKSIIQDFINVKVEKLDKLMYLVEEMVIAEAMVTQNSDLKGMRLSNFEKSSRQLHKITSELQDVIMSVRMVPISIVFHKMNRIVHDMSKKLNKQVHLKLIGEDTEVDKNIIEHISDPLMHLVRNSIDHGIEFVEDRKHIGKSETGTVTLEAKNEGNDIVITVKDDGRGLNKKSILEKAISNGILKKNPEEMSDQEIYDLIFIPGFSTNENVTEFSGRGVGMDVVVKNIQNVSGSVSIEGLENCGTTITMKIPRTLAIIDGMNIKVGNSYYTIPIMSIKEFFSVERSNVISNIGSDEMIMVRGKCYPIISIHKLYNLKTDVKNLEDGIIVMVEKDNVGLCIFADELVGQQQVVVKCLPNYIRKVKNVYGLSGCTLLGDGSISLILDIGELINMLGKQKPMVRGECKYVGSCSR; this is encoded by the coding sequence ATGTCAGATAAGAACTCAAATGATGTTATATTTGAATCCTATATATTTGAAACGTCCCAGCTTATTGACCAACTTGAAACATTAATATTAGAAAATGAAAGTGGAAATTGTTATTCGGAAGAAGTTATCAATGAGATATTTCGTATCATGCATACAATTAAAGGGTCTTCTGCCATGATGGCTTACGAATGTATTTCAAATTTGGCTCACTCGATAGAAGATTTGTTCTATTTTCTCAGAGAAGAAAAACCTAAAAATGTAGATTACGAAAGTTTATCGGATTTAATTTTAAAATGTGTGGATTTTATAAAAGTAGAGCTTGAAAAAATAAAAAATGGGGATAAAGTGAATGGAAATTGCGATTTTATAATAGAGTACAATAAAAAGTTCCTTATAGATTTACAAAATCAAAATCGTAAAGAGAATATTATTAGCGAAAATATAAATGAAGAAGTCAAGTTGATTAATAGATATGAAGCAATTATATTTTTTGAGGATGACTGTGAAATGGAAAACTTAAGAGCGTATACTGTGGTAGAAACATTGAAGGAATTTGCAGAGGAAATTGACTATATACCTAAGGATATAATTGAAAATGATGATACTTGTAAAACAATACATAAAAATGGCTTCAAAATATTTATAAAATCCAATAAGTCATATAATGAAATTTCTGAAATTTTAGATAAAACAGTTTTTCTGAAAAGTTTCAAATTTGAGAAAATGAAAGAAGATATACAATTTGAAGGACTTACTAAATTTAATAAAAATGTAAATTCATATAATGAAAATACAAATGATAAATCAATTATACAGGATTTTATAAATGTAAAAGTGGAAAAGTTAGATAAGTTGATGTATTTAGTAGAGGAAATGGTTATTGCAGAGGCTATGGTTACTCAAAATTCTGATTTAAAGGGAATGAGATTGAGCAATTTTGAAAAGTCATCAAGGCAGCTTCATAAAATTACAAGCGAGCTTCAGGATGTAATAATGTCTGTAAGAATGGTACCTATATCTATAGTATTTCACAAAATGAATCGCATAGTACATGATATGAGTAAAAAATTAAATAAACAGGTTCACTTAAAATTAATTGGAGAGGATACAGAAGTAGATAAAAATATAATTGAACATATATCAGATCCTCTGATGCATTTAGTACGTAATTCTATTGATCACGGAATAGAATTTGTAGAAGATAGAAAACATATTGGAAAAAGTGAAACTGGAACTGTTACTTTAGAAGCAAAAAATGAAGGAAATGACATTGTTATAACTGTAAAGGATGATGGTAGAGGATTAAATAAAAAAAGCATATTAGAAAAAGCTATTTCAAATGGGATACTTAAGAAAAATCCAGAGGAGATGAGTGACCAAGAAATCTATGATTTGATTTTTATTCCGGGGTTTTCTACAAATGAAAACGTTACAGAATTTAGCGGAAGGGGAGTTGGCATGGATGTGGTAGTTAAAAATATTCAAAATGTATCAGGATCGGTTTCAATAGAAGGGCTAGAGAATTGCGGAACTACTATAACTATGAAAATACCTAGAACCCTTGCAATTATAGATGGTATGAATATAAAGGTGGGAAATTCATACTATACTATTCCTATTATGTCTATAAAAGAATTTTTTAGTGTGGAAAGAAGTAATGTAATTTCTAATATTGGTAGTGATGAAATGATAATGGTGAGGGGTAAGTGCTATCCTATTATTAGTATACATAAATTGTACAATTTAAAAACTGATGTTAAAAATTTAGAAGATGGAATAATTGTCATGGTGGAAAAGGACAATGTGGGATTATGTATATTTGCAGATGAATTAGTTGGACAGCAGCAGGTTGTGGTAAAGTGTTTGCCTAACTATATAAGAAAGGTAAAAAATGTATATGGACTTTCAGGATGTACTCTTCTTGGGGATGGAAGTATTAGTCTGATACTTGATATAGGTGAACTTATAAATATGCTTGGAAAACAAAAACCAATGGTGAGGGGAGAATGTAAATATGTCGGAAGTTGTAGTAGATGA
- a CDS encoding response regulator: MPKILIVDDAVFMRLSLKTMLARNGFDVIVEAKNGTSAIFKYKIYNPDIVTMDITMPDMDGIEALKKIKEYDDKAKVVMITAVGQETMVKRAIISGARSFIVKPFKEDKLIEVLNKVLSV, translated from the coding sequence ATGCCTAAAATACTTATTGTTGATGATGCAGTTTTTATGAGATTGTCACTAAAAACGATGCTAGCCAGAAATGGATTTGACGTTATTGTAGAGGCTAAAAATGGAACTTCGGCAATTTTTAAATATAAAATATATAATCCTGATATTGTAACAATGGATATTACAATGCCTGATATGGATGGAATTGAGGCACTTAAAAAAATAAAAGAATATGATGATAAAGCTAAAGTTGTTATGATAACTGCAGTAGGACAAGAAACAATGGTTAAGAGGGCAATAATTAGTGGTGCCAGATCATTTATTGTTAAACCTTTTAAAGAAGATAAATTGATTGAAGTACTTAATAAAGTATTATCAGTGTAA
- a CDS encoding bleomycin resistance protein, with amino-acid sequence MKFNALIPELSVTNIEHTKQFYIFFLGFKLEYERIDEKFMFLSYGESQFMFEEIHWDGWNVASLEYPLGRGINFSISCSDVEKLYAVVKNSKIKIYRELKETIYLYDGNQKIQKEFLIQDPDGYLLRFTD; translated from the coding sequence ATGAAATTTAATGCATTAATACCAGAGTTATCAGTAACTAATATTGAACATACAAAACAATTTTATATATTTTTTTTGGGATTTAAACTAGAATATGAAAGAATAGATGAAAAATTCATGTTTTTATCTTATGGTGAAAGTCAGTTTATGTTTGAAGAAATTCATTGGGATGGCTGGAATGTAGCTAGCTTGGAATATCCACTAGGTAGAGGAATAAACTTTTCTATATCCTGTAGTGATGTTGAAAAATTATATGCAGTTGTTAAAAATAGCAAAATTAAAATTTATAGAGAATTAAAAGAAACAATATATTTATACGATGGAAATCAAAAGATTCAAAAAGAATTTCTTATACAAGACCCAGATGGGTATTTATTGAGATTTACAGATTAA
- a CDS encoding DUF1349 domain-containing protein, with product MKFDIKDLKWTRQPESYSITEDKIEIITKPHTDLWQKTYYNFRNDNAPVLQMNTDEKYFSFIVRTEFESKHRFDQCGVVMYLDSENWFKGSIEYENKNFGHLGSVVTNNGYSDWATTTIDASIKSMWYRFSRREADYCIECSIDGINYSQMRICHMWNGNGSIKFGIYACSPEDSSFKATFTNMEMTECQWLAHAGQAPDGSI from the coding sequence ATGAAATTTGATATTAAAGATTTAAAATGGACAAGACAACCTGAAAGCTATTCTATTACTGAAGATAAAATAGAAATTATTACAAAGCCACATACTGATTTATGGCAAAAGACCTATTATAATTTTAGGAATGATAATGCTCCTGTGCTTCAGATGAATACGGATGAAAAATACTTTTCTTTTATAGTAAGGACTGAATTTGAAAGTAAACATCGTTTTGACCAATGTGGCGTGGTTATGTATTTAGATAGTGAAAATTGGTTTAAAGGTTCTATTGAATATGAAAATAAAAATTTTGGACATTTAGGAAGTGTTGTTACAAATAATGGTTACTCTGATTGGGCTACTACAACTATTGATGCATCAATTAAATCGATGTGGTATAGATTTAGCCGTAGGGAGGCCGATTACTGTATAGAGTGTTCTATTGACGGAATTAATTATAGTCAGATGCGTATATGTCATATGTGGAATGGTAACGGTTCTATTAAATTTGGTATTTATGCTTGCAGTCCAGAAGATTCATCATTTAAAGCAACTTTTACAAATATGGAGATGACTGAATGTCAATGGCTAGCTCATGCTGGGCAGGCTCCAGATGGAAGTATATAG
- a CDS encoding SufBD protein codes for MDSLIELIEKLYSKDNKEAYKALQMLEIESEKSNAVYKFFHEFAEMIENNNSYIRTRGIVLISANAKWDVENKIDEIIDNYLKHIIDEKPITARQCIKALPCIAKYKPKLAKCIREALLKADVTIYNDNMQTLVCKDIVSSLKKIK; via the coding sequence ATGGATAGTTTAATAGAATTGATTGAAAAATTATATTCTAAAGATAATAAAGAAGCATATAAAGCGTTACAGATGTTAGAAATTGAAAGTGAAAAATCTAATGCTGTTTATAAATTTTTTCATGAGTTTGCTGAAATGATTGAAAATAACAATTCATATATAAGAACTAGAGGTATTGTTTTAATATCAGCTAATGCAAAATGGGATGTGGAAAATAAAATTGACGAAATTATAGATAACTACTTAAAACATATTATAGATGAAAAGCCCATTACAGCAAGGCAGTGCATTAAGGCATTACCGTGTATCGCAAAATACAAACCGAAGTTAGCTAAATGCATTCGAGAAGCTCTGCTTAAAGCAGATGTTACTATATATAATGATAACATGCAAACATTAGTATGTAAGGATATTGTATCTTCATTAAAGAAAATAAAATGA
- a CDS encoding 2'-5' RNA ligase family protein, with protein MNTRTIMIFPEFQNMNVINYIREKYDPLADLVLPHITLVFPFDSKLTNEELKLYLKESLEGIHPFKIELEGFSKQEDIYGNYLFLNVVQGIDTIKNIHDRLYKDKLNKFKLGRDYVPHMTVGKVSSVEILDKAFDYVSKCNEKFSTVIKKISVEMIGEHEESIIIIEHDLN; from the coding sequence ATGAATACAAGAACTATCATGATTTTTCCTGAATTTCAGAATATGAATGTTATAAATTATATCCGTGAGAAATACGATCCTCTTGCAGATTTAGTATTGCCTCACATAACTTTAGTTTTTCCTTTTGATAGTAAGTTAACTAATGAAGAACTTAAATTATATTTAAAAGAGAGTTTAGAAGGTATCCATCCATTTAAAATTGAATTAGAAGGTTTTAGTAAACAAGAAGATATATATGGAAACTACTTGTTTTTAAATGTAGTACAAGGTATAGATACTATCAAAAATATACACGATAGGCTATATAAAGATAAACTAAATAAATTTAAGTTGGGTCGTGATTATGTTCCACATATGACAGTTGGGAAAGTATCGTCTGTAGAGATACTAGATAAAGCATTTGACTATGTAAGTAAATGTAATGAAAAATTTAGCACTGTGATTAAAAAGATATCAGTTGAAATGATTGGTGAGCATGAAGAATCAATTATTATAATAGAACATGACCTCAATTAA
- a CDS encoding GNAT family N-acetyltransferase: protein MKIEITDEIKKQDEDIIFKGLLEYNLAKIEDKNPKDLGVYLQDETGKKVAGLIGNTHGNWLFIKFLWVSEKLRGHNIGSNILNQAEKTAKKRGCKYSFLDTFSFQAPEFYKKYGYKEVFALENYPVTGKRYYFTKTL, encoded by the coding sequence ATGAAAATTGAGATTACTGATGAAATTAAAAAACAAGATGAAGATATTATTTTTAAAGGTTTATTAGAATACAATTTAGCAAAAATTGAAGATAAAAACCCAAAGGATTTAGGCGTTTATCTACAAGATGAAACAGGTAAAAAAGTTGCTGGTCTAATTGGAAATACACATGGTAATTGGTTGTTTATAAAATTTCTATGGGTGAGTGAAAAATTAAGGGGACATAATATCGGAAGTAATATTTTAAATCAGGCAGAAAAAACAGCGAAAAAGCGTGGTTGCAAGTATTCATTTTTAGATACTTTTAGTTTTCAAGCACCTGAATTTTATAAAAAGTATGGATATAAAGAAGTATTTGCATTAGAAAACTATCCAGTTACAGGAAAGCGCTATTATTTTACTAAAACTCTTTAA
- a CDS encoding DJ-1/PfpI family protein, translated as MNINIILFNDFETLDIFGQIEILGQIEDYEIHYYSETGGVITNAQNLKIITEPISLADESGILVIPGGRGTRKLVNNISFLNKLKSIAEKSTYCLSICTGSAVLVKCGVLNSKKATSNNQALEWVKSVNDKVNWVLKARGVADGKYYTSSGISAGIDMTLGFVSDRFGKEKAIKIANDIEYIWNDNCTNDIFAK; from the coding sequence ATGAATATTAATATTATATTATTTAATGATTTTGAGACCTTAGATATATTTGGACAAATAGAAATACTAGGACAAATAGAAGACTATGAAATACATTATTATTCAGAAACTGGTGGAGTTATTACCAATGCACAAAATCTTAAAATTATAACTGAGCCTATTAGTTTAGCAGATGAAAGTGGTATATTAGTTATTCCCGGAGGGAGGGGTACAAGAAAATTAGTTAATAATATATCTTTTTTAAATAAATTAAAGTCAATTGCAGAGAAATCTACATATTGTTTATCTATATGTACTGGTTCAGCAGTATTAGTAAAGTGTGGAGTTTTAAATAGTAAAAAAGCTACATCTAATAATCAAGCTTTAGAATGGGTAAAATCAGTAAATGATAAGGTGAATTGGGTTCTAAAAGCACGAGGGGTTGCTGATGGAAAATATTATACATCATCAGGTATTTCAGCTGGAATTGATATGACATTGGGATTTGTTTCAGATAGATTTGGCAAAGAAAAAGCTATAAAAATTGCTAATGATATTGAATATATATGGAATGATAATTGTACAAATGATATATTTGCAAAATAA
- a CDS encoding GNAT family N-acetyltransferase: MIKNPNDIILLWIDNGKVAGLCHMIKRKSIGIPTLRDSVQSYIQDFVVDSEHRFKGIGRKLFEAAKHQAKEWNATSLELNVWKVNKEAECFYNKMGLKVKSTRMEYRL, encoded by the coding sequence ATGATAAAAAATCCTAATGATATTATATTATTATGGATAGATAATGGTAAAGTAGCTGGATTATGCCACATGATAAAGAGGAAATCCATAGGAATACCTACTCTGAGAGATAGTGTACAATCATATATTCAAGATTTTGTTGTGGATTCAGAGCATAGATTTAAGGGAATTGGGAGAAAGCTTTTTGAAGCAGCTAAACACCAAGCTAAAGAGTGGAATGCAACGTCCTTAGAGTTAAATGTATGGAAAGTAAATAAAGAAGCAGAATGTTTTTATAATAAAATGGGGTTAAAGGTAAAAAGTACACGGATGGAATATAGATTATAA
- a CDS encoding isochorismatase family protein produces the protein MKCLLVIDMQEDYVGDSRNVKMYPYKAKELIQSINDKILEYPNESVIYIVNRFFWEIGRKPKKLVDGLSVVSNNVFEKRKASCFSNKKLSEYLQNINASELELVGVDGNYCVSASAIGGITNQYKILFNESLVGVGNYNKFKRTKKKLEEMGVVFMP, from the coding sequence ATGAAATGCTTGTTAGTTATAGATATGCAGGAAGACTATGTGGGAGATTCACGGAATGTAAAAATGTATCCGTATAAGGCTAAGGAACTGATACAGTCTATCAATGATAAAATTTTGGAATATCCTAATGAATCAGTGATTTATATTGTAAATAGATTCTTTTGGGAAATTGGGAGAAAGCCAAAGAAATTAGTTGATGGACTTTCTGTGGTATCTAATAATGTGTTTGAAAAAAGAAAGGCAAGCTGTTTTTCTAATAAAAAGTTGTCAGAGTATTTGCAAAATATAAATGCAAGTGAACTTGAGTTAGTCGGTGTAGATGGTAATTACTGCGTAAGTGCTTCAGCCATTGGTGGGATAACTAATCAATATAAGATTTTATTTAACGAATCACTTGTTGGTGTTGGAAATTATAACAAATTCAAAAGAACCAAAAAGAAATTAGAGGAAATGGGTGTAGTATTTATGCCCTAA
- a CDS encoding SRPBCC family protein, protein MKRSIITASFKADIKKVWEVVTNNNKYEWRSDLSKVDVSQDGNSFTEYTKDNFPTKFTVTLKKPYEKYEFDMINKNMKGHWIGIFTSSNDGTKIEFVEEVSVNNPIMNLFVGFYLKKQQAIYISDLKRKLGE, encoded by the coding sequence ATGAAAAGATCAATTATTACAGCTTCATTTAAAGCTGATATTAAAAAAGTATGGGAAGTGGTTACAAATAATAATAAATATGAGTGGCGCAGCGATTTAAGTAAAGTTGATGTTTCACAAGACGGGAACTCTTTTACAGAGTATACAAAAGACAATTTCCCTACTAAATTTACTGTTACTTTAAAAAAGCCTTATGAGAAATATGAATTTGATATGATTAATAAAAATATGAAAGGGCATTGGATTGGTATTTTTACTTCTAGCAATGATGGTACGAAGATTGAATTTGTAGAAGAAGTATCTGTAAACAATCCTATAATGAATTTGTTTGTAGGATTCTACTTAAAAAAGCAGCAAGCGATTTATATATCAGATTTAAAAAGGAAACTTGGCGAATAA
- a CDS encoding GNAT family N-acetyltransferase, whose protein sequence is MNSDCDEQYINGNWKYQNATYNVIHRMCVNPKFQNQGIGALTLKHIERKLKSERVETIRLDVFSLNPFALKMYHKQGYFDYLLSLSK, encoded by the coding sequence TTGAATAGTGATTGCGATGAGCAATATATTAATGGAAATTGGAAATATCAAAATGCAACTTATAATGTAATTCATAGAATGTGTGTAAATCCTAAATTCCAAAATCAAGGCATAGGAGCATTAACTCTAAAGCATATTGAAAGAAAATTGAAAAGCGAAAGGGTAGAAACAATACGACTCGATGTTTTTTCACTAAATCCATTTGCTTTAAAAATGTATCATAAACAAGGCTATTTTGATTATTTGTTATCTCTTTCAAAGTAA
- a CDS encoding FAD-dependent oxidoreductase has translation MKLKYPNLCKSITLGNVTFKNRMFSAPISLQELSPELTLNQENIAFFELRAKGGAANCTIGVSNVLDSGRGHTKELALDNPLILPSLTHAARTIKRHGCVPNIELTHAGKYAGVPNLENPHPKNKPYGPIYEIVNNTIVHQMDEGMILDLVDAFAKGAALVKRAGFEMLMIHGGHGWLISQFLSPTNNREDKYGGSLENRLRFPIMILKAIREAVGPGFPIEFRMNGLDFFEGGYGLDEAVEIAKVLQDYVDMLHISVGNQEVQETFVRTHPDMFYPHGLNVELAAEIKKNVHVPVAVVGAISDPDKAEEIIASGKADVVEMARAFIVDPFFPTKVKEGRDEDIRKCMRCHVCFDTIINTRDVACALNPVIGEEELYFSPPAPPAKLKKVLIAGGGPGGMQAALTAAERGHNVILCEASGELGGQILCEAHVDFKKNYYGFSKWLIRQLKKHDNVEIRLNTKVDEKLVDEIKPDSLICAIGAYPIVPRIPGIDDKRVVYCSELAKDEPNIGKKVVIIGAGLVGSESAVHFKRENKEVTLIEARDDFAIDANPFHKMGLTRELREGVDVRVSTSVKAITKEGVVAVDKDGNELVFPADTILCAVGMRSRSDEVKALSDKVMEFRAIGDCVRPGKAMTAIHHGHYAALDL, from the coding sequence ATGAAGCTGAAATATCCTAATCTTTGTAAATCAATTACTTTAGGAAATGTTACTTTTAAGAATAGAATGTTTTCTGCACCTATTTCGTTGCAGGAATTATCACCAGAATTGACTTTAAATCAAGAAAATATTGCTTTCTTTGAGCTACGTGCAAAAGGTGGAGCAGCTAATTGTACTATTGGAGTGTCTAATGTACTTGATTCTGGTCGAGGACATACTAAGGAACTTGCACTAGATAATCCATTAATTTTACCATCTTTAACTCATGCAGCACGTACAATTAAGCGTCATGGTTGTGTTCCGAACATAGAGTTAACTCACGCGGGTAAATATGCAGGTGTTCCAAATTTAGAGAATCCGCATCCTAAAAACAAGCCATACGGTCCAATATATGAAATAGTCAATAATACCATTGTTCATCAAATGGATGAAGGTATGATTTTGGATTTAGTAGATGCTTTTGCTAAAGGTGCTGCTTTAGTTAAAAGAGCGGGTTTTGAAATGCTTATGATTCATGGAGGTCATGGATGGTTAATAAGCCAATTCCTTTCTCCTACTAATAATCGTGAAGATAAATATGGTGGTAGTCTTGAAAATAGATTACGTTTTCCTATAATGATACTTAAAGCTATTAGAGAAGCAGTTGGACCTGGATTCCCAATCGAGTTTAGAATGAATGGTCTTGATTTCTTTGAGGGTGGTTATGGTTTAGATGAAGCTGTAGAAATTGCTAAGGTTCTTCAAGATTATGTAGACATGCTTCATATTAGTGTTGGAAATCAAGAAGTACAGGAAACTTTTGTACGTACGCATCCAGATATGTTTTATCCTCATGGACTTAATGTTGAATTAGCAGCTGAAATAAAAAAGAATGTACATGTTCCTGTTGCAGTTGTAGGAGCTATTTCAGATCCTGATAAAGCAGAAGAAATTATAGCTTCAGGTAAAGCAGATGTAGTAGAAATGGCTCGTGCATTTATTGTCGATCCATTCTTCCCAACTAAGGTTAAAGAAGGACGTGATGAGGATATTAGAAAGTGCATGCGCTGTCATGTATGTTTTGATACAATTATAAATACGAGAGATGTAGCATGTGCTTTAAATCCTGTAATAGGTGAAGAAGAATTATACTTTTCGCCTCCAGCACCTCCAGCTAAATTAAAGAAGGTACTAATTGCTGGTGGGGGACCAGGTGGTATGCAGGCAGCTCTTACAGCAGCAGAAAGAGGACACAATGTAATACTTTGTGAAGCTAGTGGTGAATTAGGTGGACAGATACTTTGTGAGGCTCACGTTGATTTTAAGAAAAATTACTATGGATTTTCTAAATGGTTAATACGTCAGCTTAAAAAACATGATAATGTTGAAATTCGCTTAAATACTAAGGTAGATGAAAAGTTAGTAGATGAAATTAAACCAGATTCTTTAATTTGTGCTATAGGTGCTTATCCTATTGTTCCAAGGATTCCTGGTATTGATGATAAAAGAGTAGTATACTGTAGTGAACTTGCAAAAGATGAACCTAACATAGGAAAGAAAGTTGTTATAATTGGAGCAGGTCTTGTTGGTTCAGAATCAGCAGTTCACTTTAAACGTGAAAATAAAGAAGTAACGCTTATAGAAGCTAGAGACGATTTTGCAATAGATGCAAATCCATTCCATAAAATGGGCTTAACTAGAGAATTACGTGAGGGTGTTGATGTAAGAGTTAGTACTTCTGTAAAAGCTATAACTAAAGAAGGAGTTGTAGCAGTTGATAAAGATGGTAATGAACTTGTATTCCCTGCAGACACAATTTTATGTGCAGTTGGTATGAGATCACGTTCTGACGAAGTTAAAGCTTTAAGTGATAAGGTTATGGAGTTCCGTGCAATAGGTGACTGCGTTAGACCTGGAAAAGCTATGACTGCAATTCATCATGGTCACTATGCAGCTTTAGATTTATAG
- a CDS encoding LysR family transcriptional regulator produces the protein MKIDLLREFIILSKNLNFSETAKQLYITQSVLSKHIISLENEVGATLLTRNHHNVELTEIGELFLVEATNIVNQYDTSIKRIESKIKHLEKELKIGYLYEHTKNILVPAVHSFNINFPNIKLTLIAGLYENLPPRLKSGSLDLILTLNLDKDMLSWCNTYTLYKDVLCAAMCKEHPLATRQNISISDLASEHIFLPSNEIFRGYGAFTNKLLGLESLHKDMVFTYECIYSSLLIVEAGQGIAIIPKMFKANRNNNICFLPFKGDEYCFDVVAAWRKTDNNPAIKKFIHILSLNASY, from the coding sequence ATGAAAATTGATTTGTTACGTGAATTTATTATACTTTCTAAAAACTTAAATTTTAGTGAAACAGCAAAACAACTGTATATCACACAGTCTGTATTAAGTAAACATATTATTTCATTAGAAAATGAAGTTGGTGCAACTTTATTAACAAGAAATCATCATAATGTGGAATTAACAGAAATAGGCGAACTATTTTTAGTTGAAGCTACAAATATTGTCAATCAATATGACACTAGTATAAAAAGAATTGAATCCAAAATAAAACACCTTGAAAAAGAATTGAAAATTGGATATTTATATGAACACACAAAAAATATTCTTGTACCAGCTGTCCACTCATTTAATATAAATTTTCCAAATATCAAGCTAACACTAATTGCTGGCTTGTACGAAAATCTACCACCACGACTGAAAAGCGGGAGTTTAGATCTAATTCTTACACTTAATTTAGATAAGGATATGTTATCCTGGTGTAATACATATACTTTATATAAAGATGTACTTTGTGCCGCAATGTGTAAAGAACATCCCCTAGCAACACGCCAAAATATTTCGATTAGTGATTTAGCCTCTGAACATATTTTCCTGCCCTCCAATGAAATTTTTAGGGGTTATGGAGCTTTTACAAATAAACTTTTAGGATTAGAATCTTTACACAAAGATATGGTTTTTACATATGAATGCATATATTCTTCATTACTAATTGTTGAGGCAGGTCAGGGAATTGCAATTATACCCAAAATGTTCAAAGCCAATAGAAATAATAATATATGTTTTTTACCATTTAAAGGAGATGAGTACTGCTTTGATGTTGTTGCGGCTTGGCGAAAAACTGATAACAATCCTGCAATAAAAAAATTCATTCATATTTTATCTCTTAATGCATCGTATTAG